A stretch of Christensenellaceae bacterium DNA encodes these proteins:
- a CDS encoding ABC transporter permease — MFSNLILRNSKRSRKENGLFFSSLVISIVAFYIILSISNQDVMRFLQEMESDAVNKLLLLIPVFYVMTLGILFFLVYFACKYQLQRRRHEFGVYLMMGMRRSKLFSMLLAEDLVSSVLALLIGLPVSVLLSEIISLVTAKMVGMGIIGHRFTLSLSAIGLTVIGFLAIKLVAFLILSGNISRQEIGTLLANSSHQEKKQKSSAFYGLFAFLGIVMLGAAYAMAIQGIAWQTAPMMMLTLALGLFGTILLFYGMRAFIALLVKTGKSKRKLYVFNFRQIQENVIQQSTSLAVGSLLILTALCCFGAGIGIATTGSQLNTHVLDYTFEWNSTEDETNPDQIFTNVQSALNDAGLDDKFSSLFQMRLGHIAAADEPENVFIMDAVMDLLRRMPSSKDRDILLNNLGYADYPYIICLSDYNKMLELSGKPTLTLASNEAAVYQDMERSNTERVDMMNTVLAERPETELNGSPLYLTGEVQTTDVVTDRSISLSFALILPDEQFFYYTQGQYNVYVNGILNTDVVNGAGLMNAYSAINEQLDALNVKGGSLEYESYLQNMGRQLFYMVAASYITSYLAIIFLVVANTIIGVQFLMNQQRTGRRYQTLVRLGATYKTLCRSARKQINWFMGLPVFVAAVSSLFGVRALLAGVLSVEAQAAQKEILVISVIVILLLCVVEYIYMSVIKRSSDRYLLTLMQPQREE, encoded by the coding sequence ATGTTCTCTAATCTGATTTTACGGAACAGTAAGCGCAGCCGAAAGGAAAACGGGTTGTTTTTCAGTTCGCTGGTCATTTCCATTGTAGCTTTTTATATCATCCTTTCTATTTCCAATCAGGATGTTATGCGCTTCCTGCAGGAAATGGAAAGCGACGCGGTCAATAAATTGCTGCTCCTGATTCCGGTCTTCTATGTGATGACTCTGGGTATCCTGTTTTTTCTGGTCTACTTTGCCTGCAAATATCAGCTACAGCGGCGCAGGCATGAGTTTGGTGTTTATCTGATGATGGGCATGCGCAGAAGCAAGCTCTTTTCTATGCTTTTGGCGGAAGATCTGGTGAGCAGCGTTTTGGCCCTGCTGATAGGACTGCCGGTATCGGTTCTGCTCTCGGAAATAATCAGTCTCGTCACAGCTAAAATGGTTGGTATGGGGATTATTGGACACCGTTTTACTCTTTCTCTGTCGGCCATTGGCCTGACTGTTATCGGCTTTCTGGCAATCAAGCTGGTTGCGTTTCTGATCCTGAGCGGAAATATCAGCCGTCAAGAGATTGGTACTCTTCTGGCCAACTCGTCGCACCAAGAGAAAAAGCAGAAGTCATCTGCATTTTATGGCCTCTTTGCCTTTTTGGGAATCGTTATGCTGGGCGCCGCCTATGCCATGGCGATTCAAGGGATCGCATGGCAGACGGCTCCGATGATGATGCTTACATTGGCGCTCGGATTGTTTGGAACAATCCTTCTTTTTTACGGCATGCGGGCATTCATCGCTCTGCTGGTGAAGACGGGAAAATCCAAAAGAAAACTCTATGTATTCAATTTCCGGCAAATTCAGGAGAACGTCATCCAGCAGTCTACCTCTTTGGCCGTCGGCTCCCTGCTGATTTTAACGGCTCTGTGCTGCTTTGGTGCGGGCATTGGCATCGCCACCACAGGTAGCCAGTTAAATACGCATGTGCTGGATTATACTTTCGAGTGGAATAGCACGGAAGACGAAACGAATCCGGATCAAATTTTCACAAATGTGCAGTCTGCGCTAAACGACGCCGGACTGGACGATAAGTTTTCCTCACTGTTCCAGATGAGGCTGGGGCATATTGCCGCTGCAGACGAACCGGAAAATGTTTTTATCATGGACGCTGTGATGGATTTGCTGCGCAGAATGCCCTCTTCGAAAGACCGCGACATTTTATTGAATAACCTCGGTTATGCGGATTATCCCTATATAATCTGTCTGTCCGATTACAATAAAATGCTGGAGCTGTCCGGCAAGCCCACCTTAACCCTTGCTTCTAACGAAGCCGCTGTCTATCAGGATATGGAGCGTTCAAACACTGAAAGAGTTGACATGATGAATACGGTCCTTGCCGAACGGCCCGAAACAGAATTGAACGGCTCCCCTCTTTATCTGACCGGCGAAGTTCAAACTACCGATGTGGTAACGGACCGTTCTATTTCCCTTAGCTTTGCTCTGATTTTACCTGATGAACAGTTTTTCTATTATACGCAGGGACAGTATAATGTCTACGTGAACGGCATTTTAAATACAGACGTGGTCAACGGTGCCGGACTGATGAACGCCTATTCAGCAATCAATGAACAATTAGACGCCCTTAATGTCAAGGGAGGCAGCCTGGAATATGAAAGCTATCTTCAAAACATGGGCAGACAGCTTTTTTATATGGTGGCCGCCAGTTATATCACCAGCTATCTTGCCATTATCTTCCTAGTGGTGGCTAATACAATCATAGGCGTTCAGTTCCTGATGAACCAGCAGCGAACCGGACGCAGATACCAAACACTGGTACGGCTCGGAGCCACATATAAAACGCTGTGCCGTTCAGCTCGAAAGCAGATCAATTGGTTTATGGGGCTTCCCGTTTTTGTCGCCGCTGTCAGCAGCCTGTTCGGAGTCAGAGCACTGCTCGCCGGCGTTCTCTCCGTGGAAGCACAGGCCGCCCAAAAAGAAATACTCGTGATTTCCGTCATTGTTATTTTGCTGCTCTGTGTGGTAGAATATATTTATATGAGCGTAATCAAGCGTTCCAGCGACCGTTATCTGCTGACGTTGATGCAGCCGCAGAGAGAGGAATAA
- a CDS encoding DNA-binding response regulator: MKKIAVVEDEAYMREELCSMLKKAGYETVEITAFETAVKDLIALLPDLVLLDLNLPEISGFQICQELKQKTPFPVLVLTSRDQVQDEIQALRLGADEYLTKPCRKERLLVRINNILKRYEGRPNLLEGQDFLLDRGTYTLYIHNTSVVLPQNQGKLLEALLAGELLSAAELCEILWGTNEFIDENALQVNLSRLKKTMAALDMKQKIVAVRGVGYRLERQEKG; encoded by the coding sequence ATGAAAAAAATCGCAGTTGTGGAAGATGAAGCCTATATGCGGGAAGAACTTTGCAGTATGCTTAAAAAGGCGGGGTATGAAACCGTGGAAATAACCGCGTTTGAAACCGCTGTGAAGGATCTGATAGCCCTCCTTCCTGATCTTGTACTTTTAGATTTGAATCTTCCCGAAATCAGTGGGTTTCAAATTTGCCAGGAGTTAAAACAGAAAACCCCGTTTCCTGTACTTGTATTGACTTCCAGGGATCAGGTACAGGATGAAATTCAGGCACTCCGTTTGGGTGCGGACGAATACCTGACAAAACCTTGCCGCAAAGAGCGGCTCCTTGTACGGATAAATAACATTCTCAAACGATATGAGGGACGTCCCAACCTTCTTGAAGGACAGGATTTCCTGCTGGACCGGGGTACCTATACGCTTTACATTCACAATACCTCGGTAGTCCTTCCCCAAAACCAGGGAAAACTGCTGGAAGCGCTTCTTGCAGGAGAACTGCTGTCTGCGGCAGAACTGTGTGAGATTCTTTGGGGAACAAATGAATTTATTGATGAAAACGCCCTGCAAGTAAATCTTTCCCGGTTGAAAAAGACCATGGCAGCGTTAGATATGAAACAAAAAATCGTGGCTGTCCGTGGAGTAGGGTACCGATTGGAAAGGCAGGAAAAGGGATGA
- a CDS encoding ABC transporter ATP-binding protein: MEPILNIENLTKTYGNVPNQTKALNGVTFQVMPGEFLGIMGSSGSGKSTLLNCIATVVQPSGGSIMVEGRPLHSLNGGALAEYRGKTVGYLFQSFELLDNLTGRENILLPTSLHNVSERESRERLKQLAEYLEIMDVLDKFPAQMSGGQRQRVAAARAMILHPKMILADEPTGALDSKNAKNVMEKLSGLNRDEQATILMVTHDSNAASFCKRILFIQDGVIFHELRRSNETQYTFYERILKVMAQLGGGSCNVL, from the coding sequence ATGGAACCCATTCTAAATATTGAAAATTTAACAAAGACTTATGGAAATGTGCCGAATCAAACGAAAGCGTTGAACGGCGTTACCTTTCAGGTCATGCCCGGGGAATTTCTTGGTATTATGGGAAGCAGCGGCTCTGGAAAGTCCACGCTGCTCAACTGTATTGCGACTGTAGTACAGCCCAGCGGCGGCAGTATTATGGTAGAAGGGCGGCCCCTTCATTCTCTCAATGGGGGCGCATTGGCCGAGTACAGAGGGAAAACCGTCGGTTATCTGTTTCAAAGTTTTGAACTGCTGGATAACCTTACCGGTCGGGAAAACATTTTACTGCCCACTTCACTCCACAATGTTTCTGAAAGGGAAAGCCGAGAGCGTTTGAAGCAGCTTGCGGAATATCTAGAAATTATGGACGTGCTGGACAAATTTCCTGCCCAGATGTCCGGCGGCCAGCGGCAGCGCGTGGCCGCTGCCAGAGCCATGATCCTTCATCCCAAAATGATTCTTGCCGATGAGCCTACGGGAGCCTTGGATTCCAAAAATGCAAAAAATGTAATGGAGAAGCTTTCCGGGCTTAACCGTGACGAACAGGCGACGATCCTGATGGTGACACACGATTCTAACGCCGCCAGCTTTTGCAAGCGGATACTGTTTATTCAGGATGGCGTAATTTTTCATGAACTCCGCCGCAGCAACGAAACGCAGTATACTTTTTATGAGCGCATTCTGAAAGTCATGGCGCAATTAGGAGGTGGCAGCTGCAATGTTCTCTAA
- a CDS encoding ABC transporter ATP-binding protein, whose amino-acid sequence MEQTKKNNAFRWILRFAGQCRGRLTASVLLAVLGSACGVVPYLAVTQIIIRLLSRNYELVPIGLLALLALLGYLGGTWLNTASTMLSHRSAFIILKNIRTELTAKLSRVPMGTILDTPSGKFKTLLVDTVEKLELPLAHMIPELTANILIPVLMLLYMFVLDWRLALISLITIPIGLFCYMGMMKDYEKRYSRVLTAGKNMDAAIVEYVGGIEVIKAFNQSSSSYGKYADAVKENEAAKATWFKQTNGFYVAGISIMPSCLLGVLPLGAWLFQSGSLTAPVFIACIILALGLVKPLIQALQYTDSLAMVDSTIQEIACMLEEKEMKRPLEPVPLKNSNISFREVSFGYGDAEVLHRISFDAAPCGMTAIVGPSGSGKSTVARLIASFWEADSGEVQIGGVDVRSLPLKQVMDMVSYVSQDNFLFHLSVKGNIRMGRPDASDEEVIAAAKQASCHDFISALPQGYDTLAGEGGSSLSGGERQRIAIARAILKNSPVVILDEATAFTDPENEAVIQASINELVRGKTLIVIAHRLSTITAADKILVMDNGRVEAEGTHDALLKDCPLYRELWEAHISAKDTKEAAV is encoded by the coding sequence ATGGAACAGACGAAGAAAAATAATGCGTTCCGCTGGATTTTACGCTTTGCGGGACAATGCCGGGGACGGCTGACCGCTTCGGTGCTGCTGGCCGTACTGGGCTCTGCCTGCGGCGTTGTGCCTTATCTGGCAGTGACGCAAATTATTATTCGGCTTCTCAGCCGAAACTATGAACTGGTGCCGATTGGACTGCTGGCGCTCCTTGCGCTGTTGGGCTATCTCGGAGGAACCTGGCTGAACACAGCCTCCACCATGCTCAGCCACCGCTCGGCATTTATAATCCTGAAGAATATCCGTACAGAGCTGACTGCAAAGCTTTCCCGGGTACCTATGGGAACCATTTTGGACACGCCCTCTGGAAAGTTTAAGACGCTGTTAGTGGATACCGTAGAAAAACTGGAGCTTCCGCTGGCGCACATGATCCCGGAACTGACCGCCAACATCTTAATCCCGGTGCTGATGCTCCTGTATATGTTTGTACTGGACTGGAGGCTTGCCCTGATTTCTCTCATCACCATTCCCATCGGGCTGTTCTGCTATATGGGGATGATGAAGGACTATGAAAAGCGGTACAGCCGGGTTCTAACCGCAGGAAAGAACATGGATGCGGCCATTGTGGAGTATGTCGGCGGAATCGAAGTCATCAAGGCGTTCAACCAGAGCAGTTCCTCCTATGGAAAATACGCCGATGCTGTAAAAGAGAATGAAGCGGCCAAGGCGACATGGTTCAAACAGACAAACGGATTTTATGTGGCGGGTATTTCCATCATGCCCTCCTGCCTTTTGGGGGTGCTTCCCTTGGGAGCGTGGCTTTTTCAGAGCGGCAGCCTGACTGCGCCGGTTTTTATCGCCTGCATCATTCTTGCGCTGGGGCTTGTGAAGCCGCTCATTCAGGCGCTGCAATACACGGACAGCCTTGCGATGGTAGATTCCACCATTCAAGAGATTGCCTGCATGTTAGAGGAAAAAGAGATGAAACGCCCTCTGGAACCGGTGCCGTTGAAAAACAGCAATATCTCCTTCCGGGAAGTCTCCTTTGGCTATGGGGACGCCGAAGTGCTGCACCGGATCAGCTTTGACGCGGCCCCTTGCGGTATGACCGCGATTGTGGGACCCTCCGGCTCCGGCAAGTCTACGGTAGCGCGCCTGATCGCTTCCTTTTGGGAAGCGGACAGCGGCGAGGTACAGATCGGAGGCGTAGATGTGCGCAGTCTGCCTCTCAAGCAGGTAATGGATATGGTGTCCTATGTATCGCAGGACAATTTTCTCTTCCATCTTTCTGTAAAGGGGAACATTCGTATGGGCAGACCGGACGCATCGGACGAGGAGGTCATAGCCGCAGCGAAACAGGCAAGCTGTCACGATTTTATCTCCGCGTTGCCCCAGGGCTACGATACCCTGGCGGGGGAAGGCGGAAGCAGCCTGTCGGGAGGCGAGCGGCAGCGCATTGCGATTGCACGCGCCATTTTGAAGAACAGTCCTGTGGTAATCCTGGATGAGGCCACAGCCTTCACCGACCCGGAGAATGAAGCGGTCATCCAAGCTTCCATCAATGAATTGGTGCGGGGAAAAACATTGATTGTAATCGCGCACCGCCTGTCCACCATTACAGCGGCGGATAAGATCCTGGTGATGGACAATGGGCGTGTAGAAGCGGAAGGCACCCACGACGCGCTTTTGAAAGACTGCCCGCTCTATCGGGAACTGTGGGAGGCGCACATCAGCGCGAAGGATACAAAGGAGGCGGCGGTATGA
- a CDS encoding signal transduction histidine kinase, with protein MNRFVQTVKRYAPWLFIVLATNLFAALLLWLSDTRAFWALVGTLSLWSLILFASVLMYAHRKERKRRELFSAFLTNPDVIHEKRLLREISEQEAEQIRLLAFVLREHQLALCNLTEALHNYEEYVENWAHEAKTPLSLLTMILDNRIDELPSDLHTKLDYVRSQIQEDIEQILYYARLKSSTKDYRFEEVSLQDSLEKILADYAPLLEEKKFSIQNELGTETVFTDRRGLQFMLGQIISNVIKYSADTPKLIISLDRTEKGTILSFTDNGVGVQDYDLPYIFQKGFTGTSADSRNKATGMGLYLTKKMADDLSLKLEAASEYNKYFRISIHFPR; from the coding sequence ATGAATCGATTTGTCCAGACGGTAAAACGATATGCTCCCTGGCTATTTATAGTGCTGGCCACGAACCTGTTTGCCGCGCTGCTTCTTTGGCTTTCCGATACCCGAGCATTTTGGGCTCTGGTTGGTACGCTTTCATTATGGAGCCTGATTCTTTTCGCGTCCGTGCTGATGTACGCCCATCGAAAGGAACGAAAAAGGCGGGAGTTGTTTTCGGCGTTCCTAACGAATCCGGATGTAATCCATGAGAAACGCCTGCTTCGGGAAATCAGCGAACAGGAAGCGGAACAGATTCGGCTTCTGGCTTTTGTATTACGGGAGCACCAGTTGGCCCTGTGCAACCTTACAGAAGCGCTCCATAATTACGAAGAATATGTAGAAAACTGGGCCCATGAGGCCAAAACTCCCCTGTCCCTGCTCACAATGATTTTAGATAATCGAATAGACGAGCTGCCATCGGATCTCCACACGAAATTAGATTATGTACGCAGTCAAATTCAGGAAGATATTGAACAGATACTCTACTATGCCAGATTAAAAAGCAGCACCAAAGATTATCGGTTTGAGGAAGTATCGCTTCAGGATTCCCTAGAAAAAATTTTGGCAGACTATGCCCCGCTTCTCGAAGAAAAAAAGTTTAGCATTCAAAATGAGTTAGGAACCGAAACTGTTTTTACAGACCGCAGGGGGCTTCAGTTTATGTTAGGGCAAATCATTAGCAATGTTATAAAATATAGCGCCGATACTCCAAAGCTTATTATCTCGTTGGACCGCACGGAGAAGGGAACGATTCTTTCCTTCACAGACAACGGCGTTGGCGTTCAAGATTATGATCTCCCCTACATCTTCCAAAAAGGATTTACCGGTACCTCTGCCGACAGCAGAAATAAAGCCACCGGCATGGGACTATATTTGACTAAAAAAATGGCGGATGACCTTAGTCTGAAGCTGGAGGCAGCGTCCGAATATAACAAATATTTCAGAATATCCATACATTTTCCGAGATGA
- a CDS encoding multidrug ABC transporter ATP-binding protein has product MIEMIKRLLKFSGSKRNTLLSSFVFSLLDSVFEMLPIMAILTVLSALLTAAEGGAMTTATIWISLGIMVVSIAGRIFFNNLSCVKRTLGSFAMCAQKRLEIGEHMKRVPMGYFSENRLGEIAAAATTTLGDIENNAVAVLERVAGGFIHAIVIGVWLLFYEWHIGLLMFTGLAVSMLVYAVIQRAAKRLSPRRQAAQANLVTCFLEYIQGMGVVKAFGLGERSGKAVNQAIHESAEANIALESTFSSLTGVYQTVFRLSRAAILVVAPYLLLGGEITPVKCLLLLVSSFMIYSSVELVGSMASVARVIDASLDRMEAVMDTPVLDEHGSDITPKRFDIELQNVSFAYGQEDVLHDITMTIPEKTTCAVVGPSGSGKTTLVSLIARFWDVREGKISIGRHDVRDYTCDSLLRNFSIVFQKVYLFEDTVENNIKFGCPEATHEQVVEAAKKAQCHDFISKLPSGYETLVGEGGASLSGGEKQRISIARAILKDTPIIILDEATASVDPENERELQSAISELTRDKTIIMIAHRLSTVRNADQIIVLEQGRIVQRGTHHELMKQDGLYRRFVGLREQALGWKLQESGKV; this is encoded by the coding sequence ATGATTGAGATGATAAAACGGTTACTGAAGTTTTCCGGCAGCAAGAGAAACACTCTTCTGTCCTCCTTTGTGTTCAGCCTTCTGGATTCTGTTTTTGAGATGCTGCCGATTATGGCGATCCTGACCGTCCTTTCCGCTCTTCTCACCGCAGCGGAGGGCGGTGCCATGACGACAGCGACCATTTGGATTTCATTGGGTATTATGGTTGTCAGCATTGCGGGGCGCATTTTCTTTAACAACCTGTCCTGTGTCAAGCGGACCCTGGGCAGCTTTGCTATGTGCGCCCAGAAGCGGCTGGAGATTGGCGAGCATATGAAGCGCGTCCCCATGGGATATTTCAGCGAAAACCGGCTGGGCGAAATCGCCGCCGCCGCAACTACCACCCTTGGAGACATTGAGAACAATGCGGTCGCCGTATTGGAACGGGTGGCCGGCGGATTCATCCACGCCATTGTGATCGGGGTATGGCTGCTGTTTTATGAATGGCATATTGGTCTGCTGATGTTTACGGGCCTTGCCGTGTCCATGCTGGTTTATGCCGTCATCCAAAGAGCCGCCAAACGCCTTTCCCCCCGGAGGCAGGCGGCACAGGCAAATCTTGTGACCTGCTTTTTGGAATACATACAGGGCATGGGCGTTGTGAAAGCTTTCGGCTTGGGGGAGCGTTCCGGCAAGGCGGTCAATCAGGCGATTCATGAAAGCGCGGAGGCTAATATCGCTTTGGAGAGCACGTTTTCCTCGCTGACCGGCGTTTATCAAACCGTATTCAGGCTGAGCAGAGCCGCCATTCTCGTTGTCGCGCCTTACTTGCTTCTGGGCGGAGAGATTACGCCGGTCAAGTGCCTGCTCCTGCTGGTATCCAGCTTTATGATCTATTCCAGTGTGGAGTTGGTGGGCAGCATGGCGTCGGTCGCCAGGGTGATCGACGCTTCCCTTGACCGAATGGAAGCCGTGATGGATACCCCCGTGCTGGATGAGCATGGCTCGGATATTACCCCAAAACGCTTTGATATTGAGCTGCAGAACGTCTCGTTTGCTTATGGACAGGAGGATGTGCTGCATGACATCACAATGACAATCCCGGAGAAAACGACCTGCGCCGTAGTCGGACCCTCCGGCTCCGGCAAGACCACACTGGTAAGCCTTATCGCGCGCTTCTGGGATGTGCGTGAAGGGAAAATCAGCATAGGTAGGCATGATGTGCGGGATTACACCTGCGACAGCCTATTAAGGAATTTTTCCATTGTTTTTCAAAAGGTATACCTCTTTGAAGATACGGTGGAAAATAACATCAAGTTCGGTTGCCCGGAGGCGACGCATGAGCAAGTGGTGGAAGCGGCAAAAAAGGCCCAGTGCCATGATTTCATCTCCAAGCTGCCCAGTGGCTATGAAACGCTGGTGGGAGAAGGGGGCGCTTCTCTCTCCGGCGGTGAAAAACAGCGGATCTCCATCGCCCGTGCCATCCTGAAGGACACCCCTATCATCATTTTAGATGAGGCCACCGCATCGGTAGATCCCGAAAACGAACGGGAACTGCAGTCTGCCATCTCTGAGCTGACAAGGGATAAGACCATTATCATGATTGCCCACCGGCTTTCCACTGTCCGTAATGCAGACCAAATCATTGTATTGGAGCAGGGGCGGATCGTACAGCGCGGAACACATCATGAACTTATGAAGCAGGACGGCCTGTACCGGCGGTTTGTCGGACTGCGTGAACAGGCATTAGGTTGGAAGCTTCAAGAATCTGGAAAAGTTTAA
- a CDS encoding TetR family transcriptional regulator, whose product MELTDTQKRILEVGKQEFLEKGFKDASLRAIVREAGFTKGAFYGYYNSKEALFDALVSSAADELIAQFKQAQQAHYELIPEDKAEQSRDLSTSYLNYFINYIYDNFDAFKLVICCSEGTRYANYIHELVELEVNQTEDYYQQLRRLGKLEGTVNRDLHHMITSAYFTAVFETVAHDMTREQAIGYVNELAVFFNCGWNGLLRFK is encoded by the coding sequence GTGGAACTGACGGATACGCAAAAGCGCATTCTTGAAGTTGGAAAACAGGAATTTTTGGAGAAAGGCTTTAAAGACGCTTCTCTGCGGGCCATTGTAAGGGAAGCTGGCTTTACCAAAGGAGCCTTTTATGGGTACTACAACAGCAAGGAAGCACTGTTTGACGCGCTGGTTTCCTCGGCGGCCGACGAATTGATCGCTCAATTCAAACAAGCACAGCAAGCGCATTATGAATTGATTCCAGAGGATAAAGCGGAACAGAGCCGGGATTTATCTACCAGTTATCTCAATTATTTTATCAATTACATCTATGACAATTTCGACGCGTTCAAGCTGGTGATCTGCTGTTCCGAAGGAACCCGGTACGCTAACTATATTCATGAGCTTGTGGAGCTTGAAGTCAATCAGACAGAGGATTACTATCAGCAGCTTCGGCGGCTCGGGAAATTAGAAGGTACGGTCAACCGGGATCTTCACCATATGATCACAAGCGCCTACTTTACCGCTGTTTTTGAAACAGTTGCTCATGATATGACCCGGGAACAGGCGATTGGCTATGTCAATGAACTGGCAGTTTTTTTCAACTGCGGCTGGAACGGCCTTTTAAGGTTCAAATGA
- a CDS encoding thioredoxin reductase — protein MKELYDVVVIGGGPAGLTAALYLARARYRVVVVEKEHFGGQITITDEVVNFPGVERTSGKVLTETMRRQAQNFGAEFLLAEVTGLAMDGDVKTVQTSRGELHSFGVLLATGAHPRSVGFAGEAEFKGRGVAYCATCDGEFFTGKEVFVVGGGFAAAEESVFLTKYARHVTILIREDGFTCAPAVAEPALHHEKITVVTHAQVEEVSGKDGLSFLRYRNTETGEVTEYRAADGDPFGVFVFAGYEPATDLVKGLADCDAQGYVVTDRNQKTTCEGLYAAGDVCIKPLRQVVTAVGDGALAATELERYAAALQKKTGLYPVQPTTISKETPAAPKSSRQTDGLFTPDMLSQLEAVFQKMASPLKLKLYLDDTPLSAELKGYMDELCALTDKLSMEMSSEALEDRPCVRVCKEDGSWTGLAFHGVPGGHEFTSFVLGLYNAAGPGQALDAEILRGIQSLKPAHMKILVSLSCTMCPELVTAAQRVAAENPGVTAEVYDLNHFADLKERYKVMSVPCLVIDDGETVSFGKKNVSQLLELLGK, from the coding sequence ATGAAAGAACTCTATGACGTCGTAGTGATCGGCGGCGGACCGGCTGGATTGACGGCTGCTCTATATCTGGCCCGTGCAAGATATCGTGTCGTTGTGGTTGAAAAAGAGCATTTCGGCGGGCAGATTACCATTACGGATGAAGTGGTGAACTTCCCGGGCGTAGAGCGTACTTCCGGAAAGGTTCTCACCGAAACCATGCGCAGGCAGGCCCAAAACTTTGGCGCAGAATTTCTGCTGGCTGAGGTTACCGGCCTTGCCATGGATGGCGATGTAAAGACGGTTCAGACCAGCCGGGGCGAGCTACACAGCTTTGGTGTGTTGCTTGCGACCGGCGCCCATCCCCGCAGCGTGGGCTTTGCCGGGGAGGCAGAGTTTAAGGGGAGGGGCGTCGCTTACTGCGCCACCTGCGATGGAGAATTTTTTACAGGAAAAGAGGTATTTGTGGTTGGAGGCGGTTTTGCGGCCGCAGAGGAAAGCGTATTTTTAACCAAATATGCCCGCCATGTGACCATCCTTATTCGCGAGGATGGGTTTACCTGTGCCCCGGCCGTCGCTGAACCGGCGCTTCATCACGAGAAGATCACCGTGGTCACCCATGCGCAGGTGGAAGAGGTATCCGGAAAGGACGGCCTCAGCTTCCTGCGGTATCGAAATACAGAAACAGGGGAAGTTACAGAATATAGAGCTGCAGATGGCGATCCCTTTGGCGTATTCGTGTTTGCAGGTTACGAGCCTGCAACCGACCTGGTGAAAGGCCTGGCGGACTGTGATGCTCAGGGGTATGTTGTAACCGACCGAAACCAGAAAACCACCTGCGAAGGCTTGTATGCCGCCGGGGATGTATGCATCAAACCCCTGCGCCAAGTCGTAACGGCGGTAGGAGACGGGGCGCTGGCGGCGACTGAACTGGAACGGTATGCTGCGGCTCTGCAGAAAAAGACCGGCCTATATCCCGTACAGCCTACGACCATATCCAAAGAAACGCCGGCAGCTCCGAAAAGCAGCCGGCAGACGGATGGGCTGTTCACTCCGGATATGCTGTCCCAACTGGAGGCGGTATTTCAAAAAATGGCTTCCCCACTGAAGCTGAAGCTTTACTTGGACGATACGCCCTTGTCTGCGGAACTGAAGGGATATATGGATGAGCTTTGCGCGCTGACGGATAAGCTCTCGATGGAAATGAGCAGTGAAGCGCTGGAAGACCGTCCCTGCGTGCGGGTATGCAAGGAGGATGGCTCATGGACGGGGCTTGCTTTCCACGGGGTACCCGGCGGGCACGAGTTTACCTCCTTTGTGCTGGGGCTTTATAACGCGGCTGGACCAGGACAAGCTTTGGATGCGGAAATCCTCCGCGGCATACAATCCCTGAAACCGGCGCATATGAAGATCCTGGTCTCTCTTTCCTGTACCATGTGCCCGGAGTTGGTGACGGCGGCCCAGCGGGTCGCCGCAGAAAATCCCGGTGTAACGGCCGAGGTATACGACCTGAACCATTTTGCAGATCTGAAAGAGCGGTATAAAGTAATGAGCGTACCTTGCCTGGTGATTGACGACGGGGAAACCGTTTCTTTCGGGAAGAAAAATGTCTCACAGCTTTTGGAACTGTTAGGCAAATAA